Sequence from the Geoalkalibacter sp. genome:
GGTTCCCACAGATCGCGGTTGGCGACCTCCTTTCTCTGGGAATTCTTCCAGCCGTTGCGGATCCAGCCCGCCGACCACTCGGTGATGCCCTTCTTGACGTATTCCGAATCGGTGGTCAGGCGCACCCGGCAGGGCCGCTTGAGGGCCGCAAGCGCCGCGATGGCGGCGGTGAGTTCCATGCGGTTGTTGGTGGTCTGCGCCGCGTAACCCGAGAGTTCCTTCTCATGGCCGTTGTAGCGCAGAATCGCGCCCCAGCCGC
This genomic interval carries:
- the rnhA gene encoding ribonuclease HI, translated to MKSAEKSIVEIFTDGACSGNPGPGGWGAILRYNGHEKELSGYAAQTTNNRMELTAAIAALAALKRPCRVRLTTDSEYVKKGITEWSAGWIRNGWKNSQRKEVANRDLWEPLLALCARHEVEWCWVRGHAGHPENERCDELARQAISQAVKT